The sequence ATAAAGGCTCCGGGATCGCCTTCGTCGGCATTGCAAATAACGTATTTTTGCGGTGCATCATAATTACGGGCAAATTTCCATTTCATCCCGGTTTGAAATCCGCCGCCACCTCGTCCCCGCAAACCTGAGTCCATTACCATTTGGATCACTTGCTCGGGTTGAAGGTGGTTGTCTGCAATTTTTCGAATGGCTGCATACCCATTACGCGACTCATATTCCTTAATGTTTTCAGGATCCATGTGTCCGCAGTTTCTAAGGGCGATTTTAACCTGATCTTCAAAAAACGACTCGTCGGGTGAAGGAAATTTTTCACTCTGAACGATGTATTCGGGAACAGGGGAGAAGTTCTTGATATGTTTCTCGATGATCTCATCAGCTTTAGATGGGTCCACATGGCCATACAGGTAACTGCCTGATTCGTCAATGATCTCCACCAGGGGCTCGCGGTAACACATGCCAACGCAACTGGTTTTTTTTAGTTCAAAATCCAGGTTGTCGGTTGTTTTGATGCGTTCAAACTCCTGATAGGTTTTCCCTGCACCTGCTGCAATCCCACAACTTCCCAAACCTACAATAACGGTTGTCTTTTTCATCAGCTGGTCTTTTTTGGTTTACTGGACTTCGTTGCGACGTATTTCTTTAATAATCTTAAGGGCTTCCTTTGGAGTCAGCTTCCCGTGGGTTTCTTCATCCACCATCATGACAGGAGCAAGGGAACAGCAACCCAAACAGGCGACGGTTTCCACAGTAAAAAGGCCATCAGGGGTCGTCTCTCCGTCTTTAACTTCTAAGAAGTCAAGCAACTCATCCGTGATGGCAGTGACATTCTGCACGTGGCAAGCCGTTCCATGACACATCTTGATGATATGCTTCCCTGAAGGGGTAAGCCGGAACTGTGCATAGAAGGTGGCAACACCATATAATTCACTCAGATTAAGTCCAGTATCTAGGTTAAGCTTGAGAAAGGCTTCCCGGGGGATGTAACCAAACAGGGTTTGGGTTCCCTGGAGTAGGGGGATCATATTTCCCTTTTTTCCCTTAAATTTATTAATCAGCGCATCCATTGGTGACAAATCGACCGCAGGGAATTGGGGTTGGGCTGGGGGATCAGGTACTATCCTTTTTATGCGCATGGAATCAGTATTTTAGTTTCAGCCTGAAAATTAAATAAAAATGAAGATAGTGCAGGGAAAGAAAAAAATATTTTTTTTATTCCGGATTTCTTGCATATGTCATTTATTTTTATAAAAAAGGGCCGTGCAGACACCTGCACAGCCCTTTTTGATGAAGTAAACCCTTATTAAATAACGCCTTGGTCAATCATAGCATCGGCCACTTTGATGAAACCAGCTACGTTGGCGCCTTTTACATAGTTAACAAATCCATTCTCTTCTTTGCCATATTTTACGCAAGCTTCATGGATGTTGACCATAATTTGGTGAAGTTTATCTTCCACTTCTTTGGCAGTCCAATTTAATTTCATTGCGTTCTGGGTCTGCTCCAGACCGGAGGTAGCAACACCGCCTGCGTTGGAAGCTTTTCCAGGTGCGTAAAGAATCTTGGCGTTGAGGAAGATCTCCATGGCTTCGGGCGTGCAAGGCATGTTTGCCCCTTCCGAAACGCAAATTACGCCATTATTGACCAGGTTCTGGGCATCCTGGGCGTTCAATTCGTTCTGTATGGCGCATGGGAGAGCCACATCACATTTCACTTCCCAAGGACGCTTTCCTTCAAAGAACTGGGCATTGGGGAACTCATAGGTGTAAGGTTTAACAATGTCCTGGTTAGATGCGCGCAGTTCAAGCAGGTAATCGATCTTTTCGCCACTGATGCCATCGGGGTCATACACATAACCATCGGGGCCGCTAATGGTTACAACCCTTGCACCCAATTGATTAGCCTTGATGATGGAGCCCCAGGAAACGTTACCAAAACCAGAAACTGCAACAATTTTTCCTTTCAATGATTCACCGCGGGTTTTAAGCATTTCTTCGGCAAAATAAACATTACCGAAACCGGTTGCTTCGGGACGGATAAGGCTGCCTCCCCAGTTGCGACCTTTGCCTGTCATCACACCGTTGTGGGTGTTGACCAGTTTCTTGTACATCCCATAAAGAAAGCCTATTTCACGGCCACCAACGCCAATGTCACCCGCAGGAATATCGGTATCAGGTCCGATATAACGGTAGAGTTCGGCCATAAAGCTCTGGCAGAAGCGCATGATCTCAGCATTGGATTTTCCTTTGGGATTGAAATCGCTACCCCCTTTGGCACCTCCCATTGGAAGAGTCGTAAGCGCGTTCTTGAAAGTCTGCTCAAAACCAAGGAATTTCAATCCGCCAAGCGTTACACTGGGGTGAAAACGCAAACCGCCCTTGTAAGGACCAATTGCATTGTTGAATTGAACACGGTAGCCACGGTTAACATTGACATTGCCCTTGTCGTCAAGCCATTCAACCTTGAAAGAAATAACCCTGTCGGGTTCAATGATCCTTTCAATAATGTTGTTGGCATCATACTTGGGATTCTCTTTGATGACGTCTTCAATCGTTTCAAGTACTTCCTTAACTGCCTGCAGAAACTCGGGCTGTCCTGGATTTTTCTTTTCCAGGTCTGCCATGATCTTTTCTAAGTCCATAATTTAACAGATTTAAAATGTTTTGAATAGGGGTGATGTTAAAAAATTAACGTTGATTTCCGGGGCGAAATTAGGCCTTATTTTATAGATAACAAAGCAAAGACAGGAAATTTATTTTTCTGGTTTTAAAACAATTCCGGTCTTTTTGCTTCCATCTATTTTTATGATGACAGGGTCAGTAAATTTCAAATGCCTGACGAATTGATCTTCATAAACGGCCTTTTGTTTATTGAGGAATTCAAGGTCGTAATGTCCTTCGCCGATAAAAGGGTTAATTGTGAAATAACCGACATTAAACGAGGTGAGGTTTTGGAAGAAATGAGTGCCCTGGCTGGGGTCTATGTGAAAATCTTTCAATCCGGCCTCCACAATGAGTCTGGCTGCTGATATCTGTGCCCATTTGACAGGTATACCAAGCCAGGGATCGGCTGATCCCCAGCGGCCTGGCCCAACAAGGATATAATTGCCGTTGTTGTTTACAAACTGACTATTCAGCCGGTCAACGACCTGGGCAATTTCTTTGGTGGAAGCAGGATTGAATGAGTCGGGCTTCACATAAATGAAATCACGGATGGTGTCTAAAAGTCCATTTCCAAGAGCTTGGTGACTGATGATAATGGATTTCTCAGGCACACAGGAATTGATTTTGATCCTATGGCGCTCCTGGGTTTCCACCACAGGCCTGATTTGCAGGAAATTAAACCCCTTGTTCTGACCTTCCGGTACATCCAGGTTGGCAGCAAATTCAATTTCTACCTGGTTGTTCATTTCTTTTAGCCCGATTTCCAGCAGGGTTTTCAGGATATCAGCCAAAGGAAAAACGTTGTGCTGTAAAATATTTGAAAAGGTAATGATCACTTTTCCTGACTCGTAAATGCCATCACGAACAATATGATCCTCATAATCATAGGTGGAGGCAATATATTTTAGTGAAGCATCTGAAAGGGCATCACGGATCTTAAGTTTAAAGAGGTTTTCGGCATCATTTATACTCGGTCTGAATTTTTCGGGATCCATATTAAGGCTGAAAAAATCTTTCTGACTGTCGCGGAGGGCAAAGTCAGGATTGGAGAGTTGCAAAGCCTTTTCAGGATACTTTGGGGAGAAGCGCAGAGAAATACCTCCTTCCACAATGGTGCGCCCCAGACCAAATGCAATGTTGGCAACTCCATCTTCATAACGCTCAGGCTCAATAGGGTAGAAGTTCACTGAGCGTGCAACGCCTGAAAGGGTAGGGTAAAACTTGTTGCCATATGACCTTCCGGCTACCTCTTGAATCACCACGGCCATTTTTTCCTCGTCGATCACGTTGGAAGTAGCAGAAATATAGGCTTTGCTTTCACGAAAAAATACGGAAGCATAAACGCTTTTTATAGCTTGCTCGAGTTGTTGCATTCGCACGGAACGCTCTGGATGGTTGTTAGAGATCATATAGGTGGAATACACCCCGGCAAAAGGCTGATAGTGGCTATCTTCGAGCAAACTGCTTGAACGAATGGCAAGCGGTGCATTGAAGAATCCTGCAATGTCCTTGACATAAGATTTCAGACGTGAAGGGGTGCGAGCTTCAACAAAACGTTCGAGGATCTCTTCATCACTTGCATTTGAAAGGGCAAATTCATAGAGTTCATTTTCTTCCATGAACTCATCGAACATATCAGTGGTAATGACAACTGTTCTGGGAATAGCAACCGTAACCCCTTCCCATTGATACATGATTTTGTACTTGTTGATCACCGAGTCGATAAAGGCTAAGCCCCTGGCTTTGCCCCCCAATTGGCCATCTCCAAGTCGGGTGAAGACTGCATATTCATCAAAATAACTGGCAATGATCCCCCGGCCTTTGGTACGACGGTAATTGGCGATGGTGTCAATAAGATAACTGCGAATTTCTTCAATGTTTCCAAAATCTTCACGGCTTTTTTCGGCGAATACATTGGCTAGTGAAAACAGTGCACGGGCCTTAAGCCAGCGAGAGAAGTGATTATTCGACACATGGTATTCTAGCGTTTTTGCGGGAACCCTGGCAATCTTTACCTGTAAGGAATGCAGGTTGTTTGCCCGGTCCTCTTCCCTTCCTGTCAGGGGTTCCTTAAATACAAAATCCCCGAAACCATAGTTCTCCCGGATATATTGTTTTAGTTCAACCAGGAGAGTTTTTGAGTATTTGTTAATAAAACTGACCCTGAGTTCCTGCATGATGCCTTCATCCCACTCATCTGACGATTGCAGCATAATGGGCAATTGGCTGTCTGCTTTGCGGATGTGTCTGGCAAAGCGAATCCCCGCTTCTTTATCGTTTTTACCTTTCCTCGAATAACTGATGTCGGAAATGACTCCCAGCAAGTTCTGGTGGTATTTTTCAAACAGGCTTACAGCCTCTTCATAGGTTTTTGCAAGGAGTATCTTGGGCCTTGCACGCATCCGCATGGTTTTCCGGTGCTCATTCAGGCCTTCTGTCATCAGCTCATTAGTTTGGTCAAAAATGACCTTATAAATGGTTGGAAGGTAAGATGAATAATACCTGATTGAATCTTCAACCAGCAAGATTGCCTGAACTCCGATCACGTCAATGTCAAATTCAGCATTCATGCGATCTTCCAGCAGTTTGATAATGGCCAGCAACAGACTTGAATTACCCAACCATGAGAAGACATAATCAATGCCGCTTAAATCCTCATTGGATAGTTTTATTGAAACTTCACGTGAGAAATGTGTCAGCACCACAATTGGGATCTTTGAGTAACGCTTTTTTACCTTTTTGGCCATCTCGAAGGCATCAATCTTCCCCACATTCAGCATCGTAATTACCAGGTCGAATTCTTTTTCTTCTAGCAGTTCAAATGCTTCTTCAGAGGAGCTGGCCTTAGTGAATTGCGGGGGGTAACGCAGGTTCTTGGAAGTGTATTCAAGAAAGATTTTTTCGTTAATACGCCCGTCTTCTTCCAGCATAAAGGCATCATAGTTGCTGCAAATTAAAAGCACATTAATGATTCGTTTTTGCATCAGATCTTCATAAGCGATCTCGGCAAAATCATAATGATCAGTGGAAAACTGTTCGTTGTATTTATATTTTGACTTCAGTGTCATAGTGGCATGTTTTCAGTATCGTTTTCTTCTTTTGGAAAATAAATCAGCGAGGTTCGCTTTTTCCCATCCATGACTATTTCTAAGGGTTTGTCAAATCGTACATGCCTGAAGAAACGGGTTTTTTCAATTACCGGGGCACTTTTCAGGGCTTCCCAGTTAACAAAGTCAATCAGGTCGTTATGCTTGACTGAGAAGTACCCGACATTCATGGAGATTACATTGTGAAAAAAGTGGGAGCCCAGGGAGGCATCCAACGGGAAGTTTTCAAGGCTGACTTCCACTATGATGCGTGCATTTGAGATTTGTGACCAGACAACCGGAATGCCAATGAACCGGTCGCGTGTTCCCCAGCGACCAGGTCCAATCAAAATGAATTTCCGGTTTTCTTCAACCATTTGCTGGTTGAGCCGCTCAATCTCATCTCGCATTTTTTCGGTCTTCAGACGGTCAAAGTGTTCCACATCCACAAAGATCACATCATAGATGTTGTTGATTCGCCCGTTGCCCATGCCGTTCTCGCAGTATAGCATCAGGCGTTCATTTTCTATCTTGTCAATAGAGATTTCGTTATCGATAATATTTTTGATCAGCGGTTTCACTTGGAGCAGGTAAAAGGCTGCCCGGCCTTGTTTGTCCTTATTGAGGTCAACCGCAAATTCTATTTCTACAGGTGTACCCATGGATTCAGAAACGATGTCAAGGATGACCTGGATGGTTTTTGACAAGGGAATGTAATCGTATTTCAGGATGTTGGCAAAGTTGATAACCCGTGGCCCGGGTTGTGTTATTCCAGGGATGGTGCGTTCATTTGAAATATCGTATACCGAGGCACAATGCTTCAGAGTACCGTGCGTTTCGGCCTTGTCAATTTCGAGTTTGATCAGGCCGGCATCTTCCCCTTCCAGCAGGTTGATGTCTTGCTTTTTCATGTCGATAGCATAAAAGTGAACCTGGGAGTTTTTAAATAGGTCGCGCGGGGTGAAAATCTCCAATTGAGGATGAACCGGGGAGAATCGGTAGGTTTTTTCGCCTTCAACCACATACTTGCCCAAACCTACGGCAGCCACTGCAAAACCTTCATCAGGCTGCATGTATGAGAATGGATAAAAGTTATAGGATTGCGCTACCCCGCTGATGTGTGGGTAAAAACTTCTTTCATATTCATTTCCTACCACTTCCTGGATAATCACCGCCATTTTTTCTTCTTCGATCTTGTAGTTGACAGCCTGAAAATAAGCAGAGGCAGTAGGAGAAAAAATGGAAGCGAAGACCAGTTTAACGGCATTCATCACCTGTTCCAGGCGCACTTTTATATCCGGATGATTATTGGGTAACAGAAAAGTATCGAAAATTCCTGCGAAGGGTTGCATCAGTGAATCTTCAAACAGACTGGAGGACCTTATGGCAATAGGGCGGTGAATAATAGACAGGTAGGTTTTTAGCCTGCGCTGAAGCGTATCTGTCAAACGGCCCGCCACGAAAATCTCCTTTAGGCTTTCATAATCAGTCTCATCCTGAATCTTCTCCAGAATATTATTATTTTGGAGAAATCGCTCAAACTCCTCTGTCCCAATAATGGAAGTGCGTGGGGAAAGGATACGGATATCAGGGACCAGTTCCGAAAAACTAAAGTTGTTGATGATCATGTTGATAAAGGCCAAACCACGTCCTTTTCCGCCGAGAGAACCGGAAGCCATACTCACAATGTTGGTTTCATCAAGAATGGCTGATTCCTCAAAGTTAATCACCTTGCCTTTTTGTTTGTCGCGGATACATTCCTCAATAATATTTAAAAGAAATTCCCGAAGACTTCCGGGCGACTTGAAATCATCCACGCGCAAAGGCTTGATACGCTTAGCAATCTGAATCTCCCCGCGCGCCATAAGCCAGTGCGAGAAATGGTTCTTGCGGGCATGGTAGATAAGTGATTTTTCCGGAATGGTCCGAAGGTGGTTCTGAAACTCCTTCATCGAACGCGCTATGGCAATATCTTTGCGGCCATCCTCATCCTTGTAAACAAAATTTCCAAAACCCAGGTAATAATTGATGAAACTTTGAAGGTCTTGCTTAAGGTTTTCTGAGTTTTTGTTAATAAAGGTGGATTTGAGTTCATAGGCGCGTTGTGCATTATCAGGATCCGACGACTGTAAAACCGTTGGAAGGTCGGGGATTTTTTCCTTGGCATACTTAATAAGGCTTATTCCCGCTGATTCATCCAGCCTGCCGTCTTTTTCAAATTTTGCATCTGAAATAATGCATAGCATGTTGTCCTGGTATTTGCTGAACAACTGTACCGCTTCCTTGTAACTCGAAGCAAGCAGAACCTTGGGTCTTACCCTCATTTTCAACAACTTGTAAAGCTCGTCGGTATTTACCTCTTCAATGAGTTGCTGGGTCTGTTCAATTACAATGGAATATAAAATAGGCAGATATCTTGAGTAATACCTAGCAGAGTCCTCCACCAGCAGAATAACCCTTACCATCCCAATGCGGATATCATTTTCAACATTATAACGGTCTTCGTTGTATTTTACCATTGCCAGGAAAACCTTCGAGTCACCGTTCCAGACGAAGATCTTGTCGATGGGGGCAATTTGCTTGTTGCCATCCTCAAACATGGCAATATCGCTGTTGTTGTTCAGCAATAGAAAAATCGGAACCGTCGGATAAATCTGTTTGATGATACGGCTCAACTGTATTGGTGTGGATTTATCAACCCCCATCATTACAATAACAAGGTCAAAGTTTTTCTCCTCCAGTTTCTCCAGAGCTTCTTCAGGAGTGGAGACGCCAGTTATTCGGGGAGCCGAAGAAAGATTTAGCTG comes from Bacteroides sp. and encodes:
- a CDS encoding NAD(P)H-dependent oxidoreductase subunit E, whose translation is MRIKRIVPDPPAQPQFPAVDLSPMDALINKFKGKKGNMIPLLQGTQTLFGYIPREAFLKLNLDTGLNLSELYGVATFYAQFRLTPSGKHIIKMCHGTACHVQNVTAITDELLDFLEVKDGETTPDGLFTVETVACLGCCSLAPVMMVDEETHGKLTPKEALKIIKEIRRNEVQ
- the gdhA gene encoding NADP-specific glutamate dehydrogenase, with the protein product MDLEKIMADLEKKNPGQPEFLQAVKEVLETIEDVIKENPKYDANNIIERIIEPDRVISFKVEWLDDKGNVNVNRGYRVQFNNAIGPYKGGLRFHPSVTLGGLKFLGFEQTFKNALTTLPMGGAKGGSDFNPKGKSNAEIMRFCQSFMAELYRYIGPDTDIPAGDIGVGGREIGFLYGMYKKLVNTHNGVMTGKGRNWGGSLIRPEATGFGNVYFAEEMLKTRGESLKGKIVAVSGFGNVSWGSIIKANQLGARVVTISGPDGYVYDPDGISGEKIDYLLELRASNQDIVKPYTYEFPNAQFFEGKRPWEVKCDVALPCAIQNELNAQDAQNLVNNGVICVSEGANMPCTPEAMEIFLNAKILYAPGKASNAGGVATSGLEQTQNAMKLNWTAKEVEDKLHQIMVNIHEACVKYGKEENGFVNYVKGANVAGFIKVADAMIDQGVI
- a CDS encoding PEP/pyruvate-binding domain-containing protein; this encodes MQKRIINVLLICSNYDAFMLEEDGRINEKIFLEYTSKNLRYPPQFTKASSSEEAFELLEEKEFDLVITMLNVGKIDAFEMAKKVKKRYSKIPIVVLTHFSREVSIKLSNEDLSGIDYVFSWLGNSSLLLAIIKLLEDRMNAEFDIDVIGVQAILLVEDSIRYYSSYLPTIYKVIFDQTNELMTEGLNEHRKTMRMRARPKILLAKTYEEAVSLFEKYHQNLLGVISDISYSRKGKNDKEAGIRFARHIRKADSQLPIMLQSSDEWDEGIMQELRVSFINKYSKTLLVELKQYIRENYGFGDFVFKEPLTGREEDRANNLHSLQVKIARVPAKTLEYHVSNNHFSRWLKARALFSLANVFAEKSREDFGNIEEIRSYLIDTIANYRRTKGRGIIASYFDEYAVFTRLGDGQLGGKARGLAFIDSVINKYKIMYQWEGVTVAIPRTVVITTDMFDEFMEENELYEFALSNASDEEILERFVEARTPSRLKSYVKDIAGFFNAPLAIRSSSLLEDSHYQPFAGVYSTYMISNNHPERSVRMQQLEQAIKSVYASVFFRESKAYISATSNVIDEEKMAVVIQEVAGRSYGNKFYPTLSGVARSVNFYPIEPERYEDGVANIAFGLGRTIVEGGISLRFSPKYPEKALQLSNPDFALRDSQKDFFSLNMDPEKFRPSINDAENLFKLKIRDALSDASLKYIASTYDYEDHIVRDGIYESGKVIITFSNILQHNVFPLADILKTLLEIGLKEMNNQVEIEFAANLDVPEGQNKGFNFLQIRPVVETQERHRIKINSCVPEKSIIISHQALGNGLLDTIRDFIYVKPDSFNPASTKEIAQVVDRLNSQFVNNNGNYILVGPGRWGSADPWLGIPVKWAQISAARLIVEAGLKDFHIDPSQGTHFFQNLTSFNVGYFTINPFIGEGHYDLEFLNKQKAVYEDQFVRHLKFTDPVIIKIDGSKKTGIVLKPEK
- a CDS encoding PEP/pyruvate-binding domain-containing protein translates to MDKGDDSRGINEPGFFNQVSDDQPIPVSQEEIQRLLAEKQERLKELGAINQTVSILKEDKAVGEMLGDIVKVLPPAWQYPEDTVARIKYGKEVFISSNRFKESRWLQRRTFETIDGREGTVEIYYLNEHHQADEGPFLMEERQLIANITNLITGHLNTNIGKSLLQKNISDHLSATQTKQEQDHAAQNRHLLQKFLIKHNSDRDIYHDLMQYKVREILLVANLYDAYNIEQEGRFFEQVTGEYYQLNLSSAPRITGVSTPEEALEKLEEKNFDLVIVMMGVDKSTPIQLSRIIKQIYPTVPIFLLLNNNSDIAMFEDGNKQIAPIDKIFVWNGDSKVFLAMVKYNEDRYNVENDIRIGMVRVILLVEDSARYYSRYLPILYSIVIEQTQQLIEEVNTDELYKLLKMRVRPKVLLASSYKEAVQLFSKYQDNMLCIISDAKFEKDGRLDESAGISLIKYAKEKIPDLPTVLQSSDPDNAQRAYELKSTFINKNSENLKQDLQSFINYYLGFGNFVYKDEDGRKDIAIARSMKEFQNHLRTIPEKSLIYHARKNHFSHWLMARGEIQIAKRIKPLRVDDFKSPGSLREFLLNIIEECIRDKQKGKVINFEESAILDETNIVSMASGSLGGKGRGLAFINMIINNFSFSELVPDIRILSPRTSIIGTEEFERFLQNNNILEKIQDETDYESLKEIFVAGRLTDTLQRRLKTYLSIIHRPIAIRSSSLFEDSLMQPFAGIFDTFLLPNNHPDIKVRLEQVMNAVKLVFASIFSPTASAYFQAVNYKIEEEKMAVIIQEVVGNEYERSFYPHISGVAQSYNFYPFSYMQPDEGFAVAAVGLGKYVVEGEKTYRFSPVHPQLEIFTPRDLFKNSQVHFYAIDMKKQDINLLEGEDAGLIKLEIDKAETHGTLKHCASVYDISNERTIPGITQPGPRVINFANILKYDYIPLSKTIQVILDIVSESMGTPVEIEFAVDLNKDKQGRAAFYLLQVKPLIKNIIDNEISIDKIENERLMLYCENGMGNGRINNIYDVIFVDVEHFDRLKTEKMRDEIERLNQQMVEENRKFILIGPGRWGTRDRFIGIPVVWSQISNARIIVEVSLENFPLDASLGSHFFHNVISMNVGYFSVKHNDLIDFVNWEALKSAPVIEKTRFFRHVRFDKPLEIVMDGKKRTSLIYFPKEENDTENMPL